The bacterium genomic interval TGAGTGCAACAAGGCGATTTAAGCTCGTGTCATGCGCAAGATAAACTTCTCCCATACCTCCTGCGCCCAGCTTTTTTTGCAGTTGATAGTGGGAGATGGTGCTGCCAAGCATTTACTTCAGTATAAAGCAGGCGGGACGTTCGAGTAGCGCGGGCCTCTGGCCTGCGAACTGCCGCAGACGGGACGTCCGCGCTACTTTGTTTACGGCATCAACAAAATTTTGCCGAAGTAATCTCCCTTTTCCATCTTTTCATGCGCCTGTCGCACTTCAGAGAGTGGGAGAATTGCATCAATAGGAATCTTGATTCTTCCATCGAAAACAATTTTCATCACGGCGGCAAAATCACGGATCGTGCCCATTGTAGAGCCCAGGATGCTGATCTGTTTTCCAAAGATGAAGCGGTTGTCAATTTCAAAGGTCGGACCGGACGTGTTCCCCACAGTTAGAATTCGTCCGCCGCGGCGAACCGCGCGAAACGAGCCCATCATGGTGGCTGCTCCCACATTGTCGACCACGACATCGACTCCCCTTTTGGCTGTGAGTTGAAAAATTTTCTTTACCCAATCTTCTTTAGAGCGATCGATCAAAACGTCCGCTCCCAGCGCTTGAGCCCCCGCCAGTTTGATTTCGTTCGACCCGACAACATACGCCGTGCAACCGGCCAATTTTGCAATCTGAATCGCGGCTGTGTTTACGCCTCCGCCTGCGCCGATCACCAGCACAGTTTCGCCTGGCCGTAAATTTCCTTTCGTAATCATCGAATGCCATGCAGTCAAA includes:
- a CDS encoding zinc-binding dehydrogenase — translated: MKAAYFQQHGGSEVMVYGDQPDPQPRSGEVLVRIHVAAMNRVDKWIRDGWPGLKLALPHIPGSDGAGIVESSGSSFQKGDRVVINGNTGCGECEFCLAGQDNLCASWHLLGETTSGTYAELVAVPERQLLRIPDSVSFETAAASALVCLTAWHSMITKGNLRPGETVLVIGAGGGVNTAAIQIAKLAGCTAYVVGSNEIKLAGAQALGADVLIDRSKEDWVKKIFQLTAKRGVDVVVDNVGAATMMGSFRAVRRGGRILTVGNTSGPTFEIDNRFIFGKQISILGSTMGTIRDFAAVMKIVFDGRIKIPIDAILPLSEVRQAHEKMEKGDYFGKILLMP